One part of the Planctomycetota bacterium genome encodes these proteins:
- a CDS encoding phosphoenolpyruvate carboxykinase (GTP) gives MTEHRELNQWIRECAELCQPDRIVWVDGSDEQRRALLAEACKTGEFIELNQEKLPGCYYHRSALNDVARTEGLTYVCTSTEEEAGPTNNWMAPEEARDKAAAIFAGSMRGRTMYVIPFSMGPIGSPFSKIGVELTDSIYVVINMLIMTRAGKAVLDQLGTTGDFTRCLHGKAELDLKRRLILHFPEDNTIWSVGSGYGGNALLGKKCLSLRIAGYLAKREGWMAEHMLILGVEHPDGQVDYIAGAFPSACGKTNLAMLVPPEALARKGYKVWTVGDDIAWMRVGADGRLWACNPESGFFGVVPGTSSRSNPNAVRTLARNSLYTNTAFCPDDRTVWWEGSDSPPPANLLDWRGQPWHPGMVDEHGKKMPGAHPNSRFTAPAAQCPSIAPNWEDPQGVPISAILFGARRERLAPLVYQCFNWQHAVYVAATMVSERTAAAEGKRGEIRHDPMAMLPFCGYNMADYFQHWLDMGKRITHRPKIFRVNWFRTDDDGRFLWPGFGENLRILLWCLDRCHGRGGAIKAPIGYVPTYDSIDWTGLDFPRDTFGELHAIYTEDWLEEQAQNRQFLAQFGSRLPHELWYEHAARDHRLRGEE, from the coding sequence ATGACAGAGCACAGGGAACTGAACCAGTGGATCCGCGAGTGCGCAGAGCTGTGCCAGCCGGATCGGATCGTGTGGGTGGACGGCTCGGACGAGCAGCGCCGCGCGCTGCTGGCCGAGGCCTGCAAGACCGGCGAGTTCATCGAGCTCAACCAGGAGAAGCTGCCCGGCTGCTACTACCATCGCTCGGCGCTCAACGACGTGGCCCGCACCGAGGGCCTCACCTACGTGTGCACCAGCACCGAGGAGGAGGCCGGCCCCACCAACAACTGGATGGCGCCCGAGGAGGCCCGCGACAAGGCCGCGGCCATCTTCGCGGGCTCCATGCGCGGCCGCACCATGTACGTCATCCCCTTCTCGATGGGCCCCATCGGCTCCCCCTTCAGCAAGATCGGCGTCGAGCTCACCGACAGCATCTACGTCGTCATCAACATGCTCATCATGACCCGCGCGGGCAAGGCCGTGCTCGACCAGCTCGGCACAACCGGCGACTTCACCCGCTGCCTGCACGGCAAGGCCGAGCTGGACCTCAAGCGCCGTCTGATCCTGCACTTCCCCGAGGACAACACGATCTGGAGCGTGGGCTCGGGCTACGGCGGCAACGCGCTACTCGGCAAGAAATGCCTGTCGCTCCGCATCGCCGGCTACCTGGCCAAGCGGGAGGGCTGGATGGCCGAGCACATGCTCATCCTGGGCGTCGAGCACCCTGACGGGCAGGTGGACTACATCGCCGGCGCCTTCCCCAGCGCGTGCGGCAAGACGAACCTGGCCATGCTCGTGCCCCCCGAAGCCCTGGCCAGGAAGGGCTACAAGGTGTGGACCGTGGGCGACGACATCGCCTGGATGCGCGTGGGCGCCGACGGCCGGCTCTGGGCCTGCAACCCCGAGAGCGGTTTCTTCGGCGTCGTGCCCGGCACCAGCTCGAGATCGAACCCCAACGCCGTCCGGACCCTCGCGCGCAACAGCCTGTACACCAACACGGCCTTCTGCCCCGACGACCGCACCGTGTGGTGGGAGGGCAGCGACTCGCCGCCGCCCGCCAACCTGCTGGACTGGCGCGGCCAGCCCTGGCACCCCGGCATGGTGGACGAGCATGGCAAGAAGATGCCCGGCGCGCACCCCAACAGCCGCTTCACGGCGCCCGCCGCGCAGTGCCCCTCGATCGCCCCCAACTGGGAGGACCCCCAGGGCGTGCCCATCTCGGCCATCCTCTTCGGCGCCCGCCGCGAGCGCCTCGCGCCCCTCGTCTACCAGTGCTTCAACTGGCAGCACGCCGTCTACGTGGCCGCCACCATGGTCTCCGAGCGCACCGCCGCCGCCGAGGGCAAGCGCGGCGAAATCCGCCACGACCCCATGGCCATGCTCCCCTTCTGCGGGTACAACATGGCCGACTACTTCCAGCACTGGCTCGACATGGGCAAGCGCATCACCCACCGGCCCAAGATCTTCCGCGTCAACTGGTTCCGCACCGACGACGACGGCAGGTTCCTCTGGCCCGGCTTCGGCGAAAACCTGCGCATCCTCCTCTGGTGCCTCGACCGCTGCCACGGCCGCGGCGGCGCCATCAAGGCCCCCATCGGCTACGTCCCCACCTACGACAGCATTGACTGGACGGGGCTGGACTTCCCCCGCGACACCTTCGGCGAGCTGCACGCCATCTACACCGAGGACTGGCTCGAGGAGCAGGCCCAGAACCGCCAGTTCCTCGCCCAATTCGGCAGCCGCCTGCCGCACGAGCTGTGGTACGAGCACGCCGCACGCGACCACCGCCTCCGGGGCGAGGAGTAG
- a CDS encoding alpha-L-fucosidase, with translation MAAVEWAGGIGLGLLLLGMAAADGGAQPQEPWLKQRLEWFQDLRFGFFMHWGPYSQWGCIESWPLVPADPWARPDDLPAWAERGKDLARFQRDYFALNRTFNPTKFDPARWAAIAKAAGCKYVVFTTKHHDGFSMFDTRQTDYRVTHPDCPFSANPRANVAKEVFDAFRAQGFGIGVYFSKSDWHCPWYWCPDFPIKDRNPNYDTAKHPEIWAKFQQFVYRQIEELMTGYGKVDILWLDGGQVRPPSQDIQMARIAAMARRHQPGLLIVDRTVGGEFENYRTPEQEVPEAPPDFVWESCLTMGDQWSFKPNDKYKSTRRLIHLLVDIVSKGGNFLMNVGPQPDGELPAEAVTRLREVGAWLDVNGEAVYGTRAIAPYKEGRVCYTRKGDAVYAIYLCEEGQEGPPTQIVLGSLRPAPGSAVHMLGVRDPLPWRAQSKGAVVEIPASVAQHPPSQHALALKLTLAR, from the coding sequence ATGGCTGCGGTCGAATGGGCGGGCGGCATCGGACTCGGGTTGCTTCTCCTCGGCATGGCCGCCGCGGACGGCGGCGCCCAGCCCCAGGAGCCCTGGCTCAAGCAGCGCCTCGAATGGTTCCAGGACCTGCGCTTCGGCTTCTTCATGCACTGGGGGCCGTACAGCCAGTGGGGCTGCATCGAGAGCTGGCCCCTCGTGCCCGCCGACCCCTGGGCACGCCCCGACGACCTGCCCGCCTGGGCCGAGCGCGGCAAGGACCTCGCCCGCTTCCAGCGCGACTACTTCGCCCTCAACCGCACCTTCAACCCCACGAAGTTCGACCCCGCCAGGTGGGCCGCCATCGCCAAGGCCGCGGGCTGCAAATACGTGGTTTTCACGACGAAGCACCACGACGGCTTCTCGATGTTCGACACCCGCCAGACCGACTACCGCGTGACCCATCCCGACTGCCCGTTCAGCGCGAACCCGCGGGCCAACGTGGCCAAAGAGGTCTTCGACGCCTTCCGCGCTCAGGGCTTCGGCATCGGCGTCTACTTCTCCAAGAGCGACTGGCACTGCCCCTGGTACTGGTGCCCCGACTTCCCGATCAAGGACCGCAACCCCAACTACGACACGGCCAAACACCCCGAAATCTGGGCCAAGTTCCAGCAGTTCGTCTACCGCCAGATCGAGGAGCTAATGACCGGCTACGGCAAGGTGGACATCCTGTGGCTCGACGGCGGCCAGGTGCGGCCCCCGAGCCAGGACATTCAGATGGCCCGCATCGCCGCCATGGCCCGCCGGCACCAGCCCGGCCTCCTCATCGTGGACCGCACGGTGGGCGGCGAGTTCGAGAACTACCGCACCCCCGAGCAGGAGGTGCCCGAGGCCCCGCCCGACTTCGTGTGGGAGTCGTGCCTCACGATGGGCGACCAGTGGTCGTTCAAGCCCAACGACAAGTACAAGAGCACGCGGCGGCTCATTCACCTGCTCGTGGACATCGTGTCGAAGGGCGGGAACTTCCTGATGAACGTCGGCCCGCAGCCCGACGGCGAGTTGCCCGCCGAGGCGGTGACGCGGCTGCGCGAGGTGGGCGCGTGGCTGGATGTCAACGGCGAGGCCGTCTACGGCACCCGCGCCATCGCCCCCTACAAGGAGGGCCGCGTGTGCTACACGCGCAAAGGCGACGCCGTCTATGCCATCTACCTGTGCGAGGAAGGGCAGGAGGGGCCGCCGACGCAGATCGTCCTCGGCAGCCTCCGGCCTGCCCCGGGCTCGGCGGTCCACATGCTCGGCGTCCGGGACCCGCTGCCCTGGCGCGCGCAGAGCAAGGGCGCCGTGGTCGAGATCCCTGCGTCCGTGGCCCAGCACCCGCCGTCGCAGCACGCGCTGGCCCTCAAGCTCACGCTTGCCAGGTAG
- a CDS encoding BrnT family toxin, translating to MANEYAEFAGFDWDAGNRDKNLRHGVHNWECEQVFFNQPLVVLGDPKHSVAEERLAAFGQTDAGRQLVVVFTMRGTKLRVISARDMNRRERQFYEGIGKEK from the coding sequence ATGGCAAACGAATACGCCGAGTTTGCCGGGTTCGACTGGGACGCGGGGAACCGCGACAAGAACCTGAGGCACGGCGTTCACAACTGGGAGTGCGAGCAGGTCTTCTTCAATCAGCCCCTCGTCGTGCTCGGCGACCCGAAGCACTCGGTTGCCGAGGAGCGGCTTGCAGCTTTCGGCCAGACCGACGCGGGGAGACAGCTCGTCGTGGTCTTCACGATGCGAGGCACGAAACTGCGTGTGATCTCCGCACGCGACATGAATAGGCGCGAAAGGCAGTTCTATGAAGGCATTGGCAAAGAAAAGTAG
- a CDS encoding BrnA antitoxin family protein has translation MKALAKKSRAFRSEDEEREFWASHSPLDFFDLTTARRVRFPNLKPSLKSISIRLPEDLLDELKILANKRDVPYQSLAKLYLAWAIEAERRRLKAP, from the coding sequence ATGAAGGCATTGGCAAAGAAAAGTAGAGCGTTCCGGAGCGAAGATGAGGAACGCGAGTTCTGGGCGTCGCATTCGCCCCTGGACTTCTTCGACCTCACCACGGCCCGCCGCGTCCGCTTCCCCAATCTCAAGCCCTCGCTGAAGTCCATCTCCATTCGGCTGCCAGAGGACCTGTTGGACGAACTGAAGATCCTGGCCAACAAGCGAGATGTACCCTACCAGAGTCTTGCGAAGCTGTACCTCGCCTGGGCTATTGAGGCCGAGCGGCGCCGCCTGAAGGCGCCGTGA